The Castanea sativa cultivar Marrone di Chiusa Pesio chromosome 11, ASM4071231v1 genome contains a region encoding:
- the LOC142616114 gene encoding uncharacterized protein LOC142616114 → MGSNSCSSSSPNPKKLKFTLSPLLCFLFLFLNFLTATAFFRNPFRKPEISYSQHCNDVVPEPPLSSDNVPVSHSNDFLSFQFAFFSGGVGIFTRTTESGISLSFNPSYIKNTTSHGVHKVKATLTIRDPWKYSDFGRRRLGRISYRKDNSVFSVCGYWSESSGKLCMVGSGKSYVGSLSSKYPDVVLKLNYSENNSIYGSLIGGTLECLPMKSDYNYFEPIVILGLSQNPDYEYALVDKTDCLSAKKGGGDINLSPSNLDRGVCSVFNGQTSAYDLHCWSDCGSVNCNPLRVSIEYLPSRFAYRGVRCDQRSRKVQLLLGFRKFIAMESEFPSPNATLLRVLGMRKRIKFCGIACRILANASVGDCCIGFSLRFPAVISLRNSSSIVGEIWSKKDVKDSGYFGRIGFQSWGRSIDRQGLRYEYTEIEAVRNSCAQGKEIVRGKGKTYPDGFSLDMGFGMLVRNTEGKVTSGFLRPKFVGDVLYVHRDELKSNHSRMLNMSFKMVFNYVADALPKLFIIFAEGIYVRDIGLLCMIGCRNLDFESPGQNSIKNGSLDCETRINIQFPPLHAENAEIAKGTIESRQSKSDPLYFERLQLSSNSMTTTQAKDSIRTMNLGITMVVISFGGPLLGVLFRGRCMLPMWFRDSFKYEKVPVIGNEEL, encoded by the coding sequence ATGGGCTCAAATtcatgttcttcttcttctccaaatCCTAAGAAATTGAAATTCACACTCAGTCCCCTCCTCTGcttcttattcttattcctCAATTTCCTCACCGCCACAGCTTTTTTCCGAAACCCATTTCGGAAACCTGAAATCTCTTACTCCCAGCACTGCAATGACGTCGTTCCCGAGCCCCCTTTATCCTCCGACAATGTCCCTGTCTCCCACTCCAACGATTTCCTCAGCTTCCAATTTGCATTTTTCTCTGGCGGCGTTGGAATCTTCACCCGAACCACTGAGTCCGGTATATCTCTCTCCTTCAACCCctcatatatcaaaaacaccacCTCCCATGGTGTTCACAAGGTCAAAGCCACCCTGACCATTCGAGACCCATGGAAGTACTCTGATTTCGGTCGGCGACGTTTGGGAAGAATTAGTTATCGGAAAGACAATTCGGTGTTTTCGGTTTGTGGGTATTGGTCAGAATCTTCTGGGAAGCTTTGTATGGTCGGATCAGGGAAGAGTTATGTTGGTTCGTTAAGTTCAAAATATCCAGATGTTGTTCTTAAGCTTAATTATTCAGAAAATAATAGCATTTATGGTAGTTTGATTGGTGGAACATTAGAATGTTTGCCTATGAAAAGTGATTATAATTACTTTGAACCAATTGTGATATTGGGGTTGTCACAGAATCCAGATTATGAATATGCTTTGGTTGATAAGACTGATTGTTTGAGTGCAAAGAAAGGTGGTGGAGATATTAATTTGTCTCCAAGCAATTTGGACCGTGGTGTTTGTTCCGTTTTCAATGGACAGACTAGTGCCTATGATTTGCACTGTTGGAGTGATTGTGGTAGTGTGAATTGCAATCCTTTACGTGTGAGTATTGAGTATTTGCCTTCTAGGTTTGCTTATCGTGGGGTTAGGTGTGACCAGCGCAGCAGAAAGGTACAGTTGTTGTTGGGTTTTCGTAAGTTTATTGCTATGGAATCTGAATTCCCTAGTCCTAACGCAACATTGCTGAGGGTGCTTGGGATGAGAAAGAGAATTAAGTTTTGTGGCATCGCGTGCAGAATTTTGGCTAATGCTTCTGTAGGAGATTGCTGTATTGGGTTTAGTTTGAGATTTCCGGCAGTTATTTCATTAAGGAATTCGAGTAGTATTGTGGGGGAAATTTGGAGCAAGAAAGATGTGAAGGATTCAGGTTACTTTGGAAGAATTGGGTTTCAGAGTTGGGGAAGATCGATTGATCGCCAAGGTCTTAGATATGAGTATACTGAGATTGAGGCTGTAAGAAATTCTTGTGCACAAGGGAAGGAAATTGTTAGGGGCAAGGGAAAGACTTATCCTGATGGGTTTTCCCTGGACATGGGATTTGGTATGTTGGTGAGGAACACTGAAGGAAAGGTAACGTCGGGTTTCTTAAGACCAAAATTTGTGGGAGATGTGCTTTATGTACATCGGGATGAGCTGAAAAGTAATCATAGCAGAATGCTGAATATGAGTTTCAAGATGGTCTTCAATTATGTAGCTGATGCTTTACCcaaattattcattatttttgcTGAAGGAATATATGTTAGGGATATTGGTCTCCTGTGCATGATAGGATGTCGGAATCTTGATTTTGAATCACCTGGTCAAAATTCGATTAAAAATGGTTCATTGGACTGTGAAACAAGGATTAATATTCAATTCCCTCCACTGCATGCAGAGAACGCTGAAATTGCTAAGGGAACTATTGAAAGCAGGCAATCAAAGTCAGATCCTCTTTACTTTGAACGTCTTCAACTGTCTTCAAATTCAATGACCACTACCCAAGCTAAGGACTCCATCAGGACAATGAATTTGGGGATTACCATGGTTGTGATTTCTTTTGGTGGTCCGCTATTAGGTGTGCTATTTAGAGGCCGCTGCATGTTACCCATGTGGTTTAGAGACAGTTTTAAATACGAGAAAGTACCTGTTATTGGCAACGAAGAATTGTAA
- the LOC142616115 gene encoding uncharacterized protein LOC142616115: protein MENLYHNNESGSNPKRTRIEVDVANLPTDPGLRIKICNYHPNERDQIRRHYLQNKPCQPVDHDFPQSQFGKTKRRFNPVWFKDYPSWLEYSITKDAAYCLFCYLFRPDTGDQGGGDSFVTEGFRNWKKKEKLQNHVGDHNSAHNIAQRKCEALLNQRQSIQTVINKQSDVEKREYRTRLNASVDCICFLLRQGLAFRGHDESKDSNNQGNFLELLRFLANHNEEIDKAVLENAPENHQMTSPDIQKEIANVAAVETINAIIKDIGDSLFAIIVNESRDMSTKEQMAIALRYVDKLGHVNEHFLGITHVNNTSAVTLKSAIEEVFNKHSLSISRLRGQGYDGANNIRGELNGLKTLILKDNPSTYYVHCFAHQLQLTLVAVAKNHIQIATFFNLVAKVFNIVGASCKRHDILREKRNAEVIEALKNNEISTGRGLNQEMSLKRPGDTRWSSHYGVLVNIIHMFSYVIDVIETIIEDGLDSDQRAEANILIGLLQTFEFVFDLHLMKGVLGISNELSQALQRKAQDIVKAMKLVDISKQRLQVMRDDGWNSLLEEVSVFCAKNNIDVPDMDDFYQPWPRRKAQNMKNSHHYQVELFYTVIDMQLQELNSRFENSELLLCVACLNPDNLFSAFNKEKLIRLAQFYPSDFSTVQVSFLDNQLETYIHDMRSSKEFSALKGIGPCLKRW from the coding sequence ATGGAGAATCTTTATCATAATAATGAGTCCGGATCAAATCCTAAACGAACTCGTATCGAAGTGGATGTTGCAAATCTTCCCACGGATCCtggtttaagaataaaaatttgtaactatcaTCCTAACGAAAGAGATCAAATTAGAAGgcattatctacaaaataaaccttGTCAACCAGTTGATCATGATTTTCCACAAAGTCAATTTGGCAAAACAAAGCGTCGATTTAATCCAGTGTGGTTCAAAGACTATCCTAGTTGGTTGGAATATAGCATTACGAAAGATGCTGCATATTGTCTATTTTGTTATCTATTTCGACCTGATACTGGTGATCAAGGAGGGGGAGACTCATTTGTTACTGAAGGATTCAGAAATtggaaaaagaaggagaaattACAGAATCACGTTGGGGACCACAACAGTGCACATAATATAGCTCAAAGAAAATGTGAAGCTTTGTTAAACCAGAGACAAAGTATTCAAACAGTTATAAACAAGCAATCGGATGTCGAGAAAAGGGAATATCGAACTCGTTTGAATGCATCAGTGGATTGTATTTGTTTTCTACTACGGCAAGGATTAGCATTTCGTGGCCATGATGAATCTAAAGACTCCAATAATCAAggaaattttcttgaattattaCGATTTCTTGCAAATCACAATGAAGAAATTGATAAGGCAGTCCTCGAAAATGCTCCTGAAAATCATCAAATGACCTCTCCTgatatccaaaaagaaatagcAAATGTTGCAGCCGTTGAGACAATAAATGCTATTATTAAAGATATTGGAGACTCATTATTTGCTATTATAGTTAATGAATCACGTGATATGTCTACTAAAGAACAAATGGCGATTGCTTTGCGCTATGTGGACAAACTGGGACATGTGAATGAGCACTTTTTAGGCATTACACATGTTAATAATACATCAGCAGTGACACTAAAGAGTGCAATTGAGGAGGTATTTAATAAACATAGCTTAAGCATTAGTAGATTGCGGGGACAAGGCTACGACGGGGCAAACAACATTCGAGGTGAGTTAAATGGACTAAAAACTCTTATTTTGAAAGATAATCCTTCTACCTATTATGTCCATTGCTTTGCACATCAGCTTCAACTAACATTAGTTGCAGTAGCAAAAAATCACATCCAGATTGCAACCTTTTTTAACTTGGTTGCAAAGGTATTCAATATTGTTGGAGCATCATGCAAACGTCATGATATTCTTCGTGAAAAACGTAATGCTGAAGTTATAGAAgcactaaaaaataatgaaatttcaaCTGGTCGTGGCTTGAATCAAGAAATGAGTCTAAAAAGACCTGGAGATACACGTTGGAGTTCTCATTATGGTGTACTTGTTAATATTATTCACATGTTTTCTTATGTAATTGATGTGATTGAAACTATTATAGAAGATGGTTTAGATTCTGATCAGAGAGCAGAAGCAAATATCTTAATTGGTTTACTCCAAACATTTGAATTCGTGTTTGATTTACATTTGATGAAAGGTGTGCTTGGCATAAGTAATGAGTTGTCACAGGCATTACAACGAAAAGCTCAAGATATTGTGAAAGCTATGAAGTTGGTTGACATTTCAAAGCAACGTTTACAGGTCATGAGAGATGATGGGTGGAACTCTTTGCTAGAGGAGGTTTCTGTATTTTgtgcaaaaaataatattgatgttCCTGATATGGATGATTTTTATCAACCTTGGCCACGACGAAAAgctcaaaacatgaaaaattcaCATCATTATCAAGTGGAGCTTTTTTATACTGTTATAGATATGCAACTTCAGGAACTCAATAGTCGTTTTGAAAATTCTGAATTATTACTTTGTGTTGCATGTTTGAACCCAGATAACTTATTTTCAGCATTCAACAAGGAGAAATTAATTCGGCTTGCTCAGTTTTATCCAAGTGATTTTTCAACAGTTCAAGTTTCTTTCTTGGATAACCAACTTGAGACATACATCCATGACATGCGGTCCTCTAAAGAGTTTTCAGCACTTAAAGGAATTGGACCTTGCTTGAAAAGAtggtag